From Streptomyces cyaneogriseus subsp. noncyanogenus, the proteins below share one genomic window:
- a CDS encoding AzlC family ABC transporter permease — protein MRSAQRTSGSPGSPPPDPSPARDPELLRDVVLVGLAGGIVGVSFGAISVAGGLPVWVPVVMSLVVYAGSAQFSAVGVLLAGGGPLAAAATGLLLNTRLAAFSLAVAQIVGRGWPSRLLGAHLVTDETVAFALAQQDPARRRAAFWLSGCALFALWNAGVLAGALAGTALGDTAVYGLDAAFPAVLAALVLPALREDAGLRRAALPGAALALAVTPVVPTGVPVLLALAGLLLHRGGARPEGRPA, from the coding sequence ATGCGTTCGGCACAGCGAACAAGCGGAAGTCCCGGCTCCCCGCCTCCGGACCCCTCGCCCGCCCGTGATCCCGAGCTTCTCCGGGACGTGGTCCTCGTCGGTCTCGCCGGTGGGATCGTCGGCGTGTCGTTCGGCGCCATCTCCGTCGCGGGCGGGCTGCCGGTGTGGGTGCCCGTGGTGATGTCCCTGGTGGTGTACGCGGGTTCGGCCCAGTTCAGCGCGGTCGGCGTGCTGCTCGCCGGGGGCGGCCCGCTCGCCGCGGCGGCGACGGGCCTGCTGCTCAACACCCGGCTGGCGGCCTTCAGCCTGGCGGTCGCCCAGATCGTGGGCCGGGGGTGGCCGTCGCGGCTGCTGGGGGCCCATCTGGTCACCGACGAGACGGTGGCGTTCGCGCTCGCCCAGCAGGATCCGGCGCGCCGCCGGGCGGCGTTCTGGCTCTCCGGCTGCGCGCTGTTCGCGCTGTGGAACGCGGGCGTCCTGGCCGGGGCGCTGGCCGGCACCGCCCTCGGCGACACGGCCGTCTACGGTCTGGACGCGGCCTTCCCCGCCGTGCTGGCCGCCCTGGTGCTGCCCGCCCTGCGCGAGGACGCGGGGCTGCGCCGGGCCGCCCTGCCCGGTGCCGCGCTGGCGCTGGCGGTGACCCCGGTCGTGCCGACGGGGGTACCGGTGCTGCTGGCGCTCGCGGGGCTCCTCCTCCACCGCGGTGGTGCCCGGCCCGAGGGGCGGCCGGCGTGA
- a CDS encoding AzlD domain-containing protein, whose amino-acid sequence MSATVAVILALAAGTYVLRLAGPVLHGRVTLPARVRELLSAGAVVLLVALLATGALTEGGGFAGWARPAGVLAGAVLAWRRAPFAVVVLGAAGVAALLRAVGVE is encoded by the coding sequence GTGAGCGCGACGGTGGCGGTGATCCTGGCGCTGGCGGCCGGGACGTACGTCCTGCGGCTGGCCGGCCCGGTGCTGCACGGCCGGGTCACCCTCCCGGCGCGGGTGCGGGAGCTGCTGTCCGCCGGGGCGGTGGTGCTGCTGGTCGCGCTGCTGGCCACCGGGGCGCTGACGGAGGGCGGGGGCTTCGCGGGCTGGGCGCGTCCGGCCGGGGTACTGGCGGGGGCCGTACTGGCCTGGCGGCGGGCGCCGTTCGCGGTGGTCGTCCTGGGCGCGGCGGGCGTGGCGGCCCTGCTGCGGGCGGTGGGGGTGGAGTGA
- a CDS encoding TetR/AcrR family transcriptional regulator, which produces MARPRTFDEERALDAAMRTFWEKGYEATSTQDLCDATGLGRSSIYNTFKSKHDLFERALAHYLDTKRAPQEAVLGDAGRPAAERIRTLLSGVIEGEAEHRTAFGRALGCLGVNTIVELGDRDSGAAALLERDADLRLAAYRAVMEAGRRDGSVTSAREPEALARFLNATIAGLRVSSQGGADRSVLEAIVDTAMDALTR; this is translated from the coding sequence ATGGCCCGACCGAGGACCTTCGACGAGGAGCGGGCCCTGGACGCGGCGATGCGCACGTTCTGGGAGAAGGGCTACGAGGCCACCTCGACCCAGGACCTGTGCGACGCCACCGGTCTGGGGCGCAGCAGCATCTACAACACGTTCAAGAGCAAGCACGACCTGTTCGAGCGGGCGCTCGCCCACTACCTCGACACCAAGCGCGCGCCCCAGGAAGCCGTCCTCGGGGACGCCGGACGGCCGGCCGCCGAGCGGATCCGGACGCTGCTCTCCGGCGTGATCGAGGGAGAGGCGGAGCACCGGACGGCCTTCGGCCGGGCGCTCGGCTGCCTCGGTGTGAACACCATCGTCGAGCTGGGCGACCGCGACAGCGGGGCGGCGGCGCTGCTGGAGCGGGACGCCGACCTCCGTCTCGCCGCCTACCGGGCCGTCATGGAGGCGGGCCGCAGGGACGGCAGCGTCACCTCGGCGCGCGAGCCCGAGGCGCTGGCCCGCTTCCTCAACGCGACCATCGCCGGTCTGCGGGTCTCCAGCCAGGGCGGCGCCGACCGGTCCGTCCTGGAGGCCATCGTCGACACCGCGATGGATGCGCTGACGCGCTGA
- a CDS encoding ATP-binding protein, giving the protein MNAEISTPTDELAQRLSATPRGARLARRLAGQQLDAWGFPYGGEVNDAVQHVVAELAANAVTHGRVPGRDFELRLLLFLPVATLRIEVSDARDDRLPAPAPPGEGGGEGGRGLHLVHAFSRAWGVAGRDVGKTVWAELPLKEADMTEQRIGTVDPKPC; this is encoded by the coding sequence GTGAACGCCGAAATCTCCACCCCCACCGACGAACTGGCCCAGCGCCTCAGTGCCACCCCGCGCGGTGCCCGCCTGGCCCGGCGGCTGGCCGGGCAGCAGTTGGACGCCTGGGGCTTCCCGTACGGCGGCGAGGTGAACGACGCCGTCCAGCACGTCGTCGCGGAGCTCGCCGCCAACGCCGTCACCCACGGCCGCGTGCCCGGCCGGGACTTCGAGCTGCGACTCCTGCTGTTCCTGCCCGTTGCCACCCTCCGTATCGAGGTGAGCGACGCCCGGGACGACCGCCTCCCCGCTCCCGCGCCGCCCGGTGAGGGCGGGGGCGAGGGCGGCCGGGGGCTGCATCTCGTGCACGCCTTCTCCCGCGCCTGGGGCGTCGCCGGGCGGGACGTCGGCAAGACGGTGTGGGCGGAACTCCCGCTGAAGGAGGCCGACATGACGGAACAACGTATTGGAACCGTCGATCCAAAACCATGCTAG
- a CDS encoding DUF397 domain-containing protein, translating to MNGEHLTWFKSTYSDAAGGDCLEAAYTWRKSSHSGGEGGDCLEVAYPWRKSSHSDGEGGECVEVAYPWHKSSHSSGEGGECVEIAICAHTVHIRDSKNPAGPRLALSPTAWSAFLGWEPTAG from the coding sequence ATGAACGGCGAGCATCTCACCTGGTTCAAGTCCACCTACAGCGACGCGGCAGGCGGTGACTGCCTGGAGGCCGCCTACACCTGGCGCAAGTCCAGCCACAGCGGCGGGGAAGGCGGAGATTGCCTCGAAGTCGCCTACCCCTGGCGTAAGTCCAGTCACAGCGACGGTGAGGGTGGCGAGTGCGTGGAAGTCGCCTACCCGTGGCACAAGTCCAGCCACAGCAGCGGCGAGGGCGGCGAATGCGTCGAGATCGCCATCTGTGCCCACACCGTGCATATCCGAGATTCCAAGAACCCCGCCGGCCCCCGGCTCGCCCTCTCCCCCACCGCCTGGTCGGCCTTCCTCGGGTGGGAGCCGACCGCTGGCTGA
- a CDS encoding helix-turn-helix domain-containing protein has translation MTEERQRRPETPAEAEGTTGLFTALGKMLKLLRERKGLTQKEFGLLVGCGPDAVSAMERGVRVPRPELLEKADEILDAGGLLKQAIPEVKEAMKRARTRHPEWYRGYAVLESQAVELHHYCNHAVHGLLQTEDHARAVFAKGRPFLSEETIEKRVADRLTRQQVFEQWPPPAVSYVLEEVVLDQPIGGRRVHADQLRRLLRVGSMRNVEIQIMPTEVEEHPNLGSAFNLLTPKGHQQVAYTEAQGYPRLITDPEEVREIADRYGIMRAMALPPKESGELIEKKLEEL, from the coding sequence GTGACGGAGGAACGGCAGCGGAGGCCGGAGACGCCGGCCGAGGCGGAGGGCACGACGGGGCTGTTCACCGCCCTGGGCAAGATGCTCAAGCTGCTGCGGGAGCGGAAGGGGCTCACCCAGAAGGAGTTCGGACTGCTCGTGGGGTGCGGACCGGACGCCGTGTCGGCCATGGAGCGGGGGGTGCGGGTTCCACGCCCGGAGCTGCTGGAGAAGGCGGACGAGATCCTGGACGCGGGGGGTCTGCTGAAGCAGGCGATCCCCGAGGTGAAGGAGGCGATGAAGAGGGCGCGGACTCGGCATCCGGAGTGGTACCGGGGCTATGCGGTGCTGGAGTCGCAGGCCGTGGAGCTGCACCACTACTGCAACCATGCGGTGCATGGGCTTCTCCAGACCGAGGACCACGCACGGGCGGTGTTCGCCAAAGGACGTCCGTTCCTGAGCGAGGAGACCATCGAGAAGCGGGTCGCCGACCGACTGACCCGACAGCAGGTCTTCGAGCAGTGGCCGCCACCAGCGGTGAGCTACGTACTGGAAGAGGTTGTGCTTGATCAGCCCATCGGCGGGCGTCGGGTTCATGCGGATCAGCTGCGGCGCCTACTGCGCGTCGGCAGCATGCGTAACGTCGAGATTCAGATTATGCCGACCGAGGTTGAGGAACATCCCAATCTGGGAAGCGCATTCAACTTGCTGACCCCGAAGGGCCACCAGCAAGTGGCGTACACGGAGGCCCAGGGCTACCCCCGTCTGATCACCGATCCCGAAGAGGTACGCGAGATCGCAGACCGCTATGGGATCATGCGAGCGATGGCTCTCCCGCCCAAGGAATCAGGAGAGTTGATCGAAAAGAAGCTGGAGGAGCTATGA
- a CDS encoding class I SAM-dependent methyltransferase produces the protein MTDTDHVTATRVFYDTIAEDYAEHFRGQVAGAPQDLEVLAAFARLVGPGADVADLGCGPGRVTAHLAGLGLRVFGLDLSAAMLAVARRENPHLRFEQGSMLELDLPDGSLAGVVSWYSSIHTPAEELPALFAEFRRVLAPGGHLLLAFQAGDAPLRLDRPFDRPVGLDFQRRRPERMAELLQDAGFTLHSRTLREPGGTESAPQAFLIARR, from the coding sequence ATGACCGACACCGATCACGTCACCGCCACCCGCGTCTTCTACGACACCATCGCCGAGGATTACGCCGAGCACTTCCGCGGTCAGGTGGCCGGCGCGCCCCAGGACCTGGAGGTGCTCGCCGCCTTCGCCCGGCTCGTCGGGCCGGGGGCCGACGTCGCCGACCTGGGCTGCGGGCCCGGCCGGGTGACCGCCCACCTGGCCGGGCTGGGGCTGCGGGTCTTCGGACTCGACCTGTCCGCCGCGATGCTCGCCGTCGCCCGCCGCGAGAACCCGCACCTGCGCTTCGAGCAGGGCTCGATGCTGGAGCTGGACCTGCCGGACGGGTCACTGGCGGGCGTGGTCTCCTGGTACTCCAGCATTCACACCCCGGCGGAGGAACTCCCGGCCCTGTTCGCCGAGTTCCGGCGGGTCCTGGCGCCCGGCGGGCACCTGCTGCTCGCCTTCCAGGCCGGTGACGCGCCGCTCCGCCTCGACCGGCCCTTCGACCGCCCGGTCGGCCTCGACTTCCAGCGGCGGCGGCCGGAGCGCATGGCCGAGCTGCTTCAGGACGCCGGTTTCACCCTTCACTCCCGGACGCTGCGGGAACCGGGCGGGACGGAGTCGGCTCCGCAGGCTTTCCTGATCGCCCGCCGCTGA
- a CDS encoding AMP-dependent synthetase/ligase codes for MSTPLPSFAPSAAYDDAPGPVLVEPETRRLDGVVREAYVPPLAPPVRHGSLADLPFENAAAAPGTVVLARRTPEGRWVDVTAAEFAAQVRAVAKGLIGEGLKPGDRIAVMARTRYEWTLLDFAAWAAGLVTVPVYPTSSVFQTRWILQDSGAVVLVTETAGQAAALGPELDRLPDLRNVWVIEQGHVDQLAQVGAPVPDTDVDVRRGMLGPDTLATLIYTSGTTGRPKGCALTHGNFFAEVDNAIELLYPVFRAQAGEEPSVLLFLPMSHVFGRMVAVACVRARVRLGHAPSLKAEDLLPDLAAFRPTCLLTIPYMLEKVFNTARAKAEAGGRLTSFDRAESVAVRYGEAMEARQTGRGGGPGSALKTARAFYDPLVYRKIRNAMGGRVRYAICGGSPLGRRLAAFYAGAGIQIFEGYGLTETTGAATVTPPLRPRLGTVGWPLPGTRVRIAADGEILISGDQILHGYWDPQAGGVVPAAPDGWLATGDLGSLDDEGYLTITGRKKELLITAGGTTVAPAPLENWLRAHPLISQCLVLGDRRPYVTALITLDPPGVTHWRRMNGKHPVPPELLVDDPDLRAVLQRAVDEANKLVSRPETIRRFAVLPRDFTEEAGHLTPSMKLRRDLVLRDYADVVEGLYES; via the coding sequence GTGTCCACCCCGCTTCCCTCCTTCGCGCCCTCCGCGGCCTACGACGACGCTCCCGGCCCCGTGCTGGTGGAGCCGGAGACCCGGAGGCTGGACGGGGTGGTGCGGGAGGCGTACGTACCGCCGCTCGCGCCACCCGTGCGGCACGGCTCGCTCGCCGACCTGCCCTTCGAGAACGCCGCCGCGGCCCCCGGCACGGTGGTGCTCGCCCGCCGGACGCCGGAGGGACGCTGGGTGGACGTGACGGCGGCCGAATTCGCCGCGCAGGTACGGGCGGTGGCCAAGGGCCTGATCGGCGAGGGCCTGAAGCCGGGCGACCGGATCGCCGTCATGGCGCGGACGCGGTACGAGTGGACCCTGCTCGACTTCGCCGCGTGGGCGGCGGGCCTGGTGACCGTCCCCGTCTACCCCACCTCCTCCGTCTTCCAGACCCGCTGGATCCTCCAGGACTCCGGCGCGGTCGTCCTCGTCACCGAGACGGCCGGGCAGGCCGCGGCCCTCGGGCCCGAGCTGGACCGCCTCCCCGACCTGCGCAACGTGTGGGTGATCGAGCAGGGCCACGTGGACCAACTGGCCCAGGTGGGCGCCCCGGTGCCGGACACCGACGTGGACGTCCGCCGGGGCATGCTCGGCCCGGACACCCTCGCCACCCTGATCTACACCTCCGGCACGACCGGCCGCCCCAAGGGCTGCGCGCTCACCCACGGCAACTTCTTCGCCGAGGTCGACAACGCGATCGAACTCCTGTACCCGGTGTTCCGGGCGCAGGCCGGCGAGGAGCCGTCGGTCCTGCTCTTCCTCCCCATGTCCCACGTCTTCGGCCGCATGGTGGCCGTCGCCTGTGTCCGCGCCCGCGTCCGGCTCGGCCACGCGCCCAGCCTGAAGGCGGAGGACCTGCTGCCGGACCTGGCGGCCTTCAGGCCGACCTGCCTGCTGACCATCCCGTACATGCTGGAGAAGGTCTTCAACACCGCCCGCGCCAAAGCCGAGGCGGGCGGCCGGCTCACCTCGTTCGACCGGGCCGAGTCGGTCGCCGTGCGCTACGGCGAGGCGATGGAGGCCCGGCAGACCGGCCGGGGCGGCGGGCCGGGCAGCGCCCTGAAGACGGCCCGCGCCTTCTACGACCCCCTCGTCTACCGCAAGATACGCAACGCCATGGGCGGCCGGGTCCGTTACGCGATCTGCGGCGGCTCCCCGCTCGGCCGGCGCCTGGCCGCCTTCTACGCCGGGGCCGGCATCCAGATCTTCGAGGGCTACGGCCTGACCGAGACGACCGGCGCGGCGACGGTGACCCCGCCGCTGCGCCCGCGCCTGGGCACCGTGGGGTGGCCGCTGCCCGGCACCCGGGTCCGCATAGCCGCCGACGGCGAGATCCTGATCTCCGGCGACCAGATCCTGCACGGCTACTGGGACCCGCAGGCGGGCGGTGTGGTCCCCGCCGCCCCCGACGGCTGGCTGGCCACCGGCGACCTCGGCAGCCTGGACGACGAGGGCTATCTGACGATCACCGGCCGCAAGAAGGAACTGCTGATCACGGCGGGCGGCACCACGGTCGCCCCGGCGCCCCTGGAGAACTGGCTGCGCGCCCACCCGCTCATCTCCCAGTGCCTGGTACTGGGCGACCGCCGCCCCTACGTCACCGCGCTCATCACCCTCGACCCGCCCGGCGTCACCCACTGGCGCCGCATGAACGGCAAGCACCCGGTCCCGCCGGAACTCCTCGTCGACGACCCCGACCTCCGGGCCGTCCTGCAACGCGCCGTCGACGAGGCGAACAAGCTCGTCTCCCGCCCGGAGACCATCCGCCGCTTCGCCGTCCTCCCCCGGGACTTCACGGAGGAGGCCGGCCACCTGACCCCGTCCATGAAACTCCGCCGCGACCTGGTGCTGCGGGACTACGCGGACGTGGTGGAGGGCTTGTACGAGAGCTGA
- a CDS encoding helix-turn-helix domain-containing protein, which produces MPDDATSLPSRLPLDWIAASLRRERTRAGLSLSELAKRAGIAKSTLSQLEAAGGNPSMETIWALAVALGVPFSVLVEPPVSSVQVIRAGEGPQVTSERASFVGTLLAACPPGARRDIYRMRAEPGPARESEPHIPGTVEHLVVSTGRMKAGPRGESVELGPGDYMAYRGDVPHTYEALEPGTTFVLIMQHV; this is translated from the coding sequence ATGCCGGATGACGCCACCTCCCTCCCGTCCCGCCTGCCCCTCGACTGGATCGCCGCCTCCCTGCGCCGCGAACGGACCCGGGCCGGGCTCTCGCTGTCCGAGCTGGCCAAGCGGGCCGGCATCGCCAAGTCCACGCTGTCGCAGCTGGAGGCGGCGGGCGGCAACCCGAGCATGGAGACGATCTGGGCGCTCGCGGTGGCCCTGGGGGTGCCGTTCAGCGTGCTGGTGGAGCCGCCGGTGTCGTCGGTCCAGGTGATCCGGGCCGGGGAGGGCCCCCAGGTCACGTCGGAACGGGCGAGCTTCGTCGGCACGCTGCTGGCCGCCTGCCCGCCCGGCGCCCGGCGGGACATCTACCGCATGCGGGCCGAGCCGGGGCCGGCACGGGAATCGGAGCCGCATATTCCGGGAACGGTCGAGCATCTCGTCGTCAGTACGGGACGGATGAAGGCGGGGCCGCGGGGCGAGAGCGTGGAGCTGGGGCCCGGGGACTACATGGCGTATCGCGGCGATGTGCCGCACACCTACGAAGCGCTGGAGCCGGGGACGACGTTCGTGCTGATCATGCAGCACGTATGA
- a CDS encoding NUDIX domain-containing protein, which translates to MDRAWDEAVRANPALFDGPSVGCAGLEWRPERELVISWSRLTYRHRTLRRIPGAPWLPSLFVAVLQPTDDGRLLVGRMAGWTAAPGRWQLPGGTVEPPSGADEPLDAAALRGHAARELAEETGIGTDPSRLALWRVVRNDVRSVGALFLAPPLPASRVRERFDALVSVEAAAGREPELDRIALVRSPAGLAELRGPRVDYLEPVLGRPWSG; encoded by the coding sequence ATGGACCGCGCCTGGGACGAGGCCGTACGGGCCAATCCCGCGCTCTTCGACGGACCCTCGGTGGGGTGCGCGGGACTGGAGTGGCGTCCGGAGCGTGAGCTGGTGATCTCGTGGTCCAGGCTGACGTACCGCCATCGGACGCTGCGCCGGATCCCCGGCGCCCCATGGCTGCCGTCGCTGTTCGTGGCCGTTCTCCAGCCGACGGACGATGGGCGCCTGCTGGTCGGCCGGATGGCGGGGTGGACGGCCGCGCCCGGGCGCTGGCAGTTGCCCGGGGGCACCGTCGAACCGCCCTCCGGTGCGGACGAACCGCTCGACGCCGCCGCCCTGCGCGGACACGCCGCCCGCGAACTGGCCGAGGAGACCGGCATCGGCACCGATCCGTCCCGGCTCGCCCTCTGGCGTGTGGTGCGCAACGACGTCCGGAGCGTGGGCGCGCTGTTCCTCGCCCCGCCCCTGCCCGCGTCGCGCGTACGGGAACGCTTCGACGCCCTGGTGTCCGTCGAGGCCGCGGCGGGACGGGAACCGGAGCTGGACCGGATCGCCCTGGTGCGCTCCCCGGCCGGGCTCGCGGAGCTGCGCGGACCACGGGTGGACTACCTGGAACCGGTCCTCGGGCGGCCGTGGTCCGGCTGA
- a CDS encoding MFS transporter has translation MPRAVYVLALGIFAMVTSEFVVAGLMPQMADGLNATVPQIGYLITAFAVAMAAGGPFLTVALMKLPPRTALMVLFAVFLTGNVLAATATGYGVMMAARIITGIASQAFFGIGISLCARITRPEVRGRAIAVAMNGLMLGTLLGLPLSTLVGERYGWRAAFWAISALALVAAVVTLVGVPRLEAAASEGGFRQEIGVFRNPKLWLVLSTSMLVIGATFSAFSYLNPILTEVTGFSAGTVPLLLIAYGAATVVGNTVVGRLADRYAVPVLAAGLVLNTMFLAGFALLADLPAPAVLCMLGIGLVGVTMNPAMITRVQRTGNAGPLVNTVHSSFITLGIIVGSSLGAVGIDAWSLRAPLWLGAVLALLGLATLVPELSGGRSGKPAEPTPSRPVPAASGSEG, from the coding sequence GTGCCCCGAGCCGTATACGTTCTGGCCCTTGGCATCTTCGCCATGGTGACCAGCGAGTTCGTCGTCGCCGGCCTGATGCCGCAGATGGCGGACGGCCTGAACGCCACCGTCCCGCAGATCGGCTACCTGATCACCGCCTTCGCGGTGGCCATGGCCGCCGGCGGGCCGTTCCTGACCGTGGCGCTGATGAAACTGCCCCCGCGGACGGCGCTGATGGTGCTGTTCGCCGTCTTCCTCACGGGCAACGTCCTGGCCGCCACCGCGACCGGTTACGGCGTGATGATGGCCGCCCGGATCATCACCGGCATCGCCTCCCAGGCGTTCTTCGGCATCGGCATCTCGCTGTGCGCCCGGATCACCCGGCCCGAGGTGCGCGGCCGGGCGATCGCCGTCGCCATGAACGGGCTGATGCTCGGCACGCTGCTGGGCCTGCCCCTGTCCACTCTGGTCGGCGAGCGCTACGGATGGCGCGCGGCGTTCTGGGCGATCTCGGCGCTCGCCCTGGTGGCGGCCGTGGTGACCCTGGTGGGCGTGCCGCGCCTGGAAGCCGCCGCGAGCGAGGGCGGCTTCCGGCAGGAGATCGGTGTCTTCCGCAACCCGAAGCTGTGGCTGGTGCTCTCCACCAGCATGCTGGTCATCGGCGCCACCTTCTCCGCCTTCAGCTACCTCAACCCGATCCTCACGGAGGTCACCGGCTTCTCGGCGGGCACCGTCCCCCTGCTGCTCATCGCCTACGGCGCCGCCACCGTGGTCGGCAACACGGTCGTCGGCCGCCTCGCCGACCGGTACGCCGTCCCGGTCCTGGCCGCCGGTCTGGTCCTGAACACGATGTTCCTGGCGGGCTTCGCCCTCCTCGCCGACCTGCCGGCCCCGGCCGTGCTGTGCATGCTGGGCATCGGCCTGGTCGGCGTGACCATGAACCCGGCGATGATCACCCGGGTCCAGCGGACCGGCAACGCCGGACCGCTGGTGAACACCGTCCACTCCTCCTTCATCACCCTCGGCATCATCGTCGGCTCCTCCCTCGGGGCCGTCGGGATCGACGCCTGGAGCCTGCGCGCTCCCCTCTGGCTGGGCGCCGTCCTGGCCCTGCTGGGCCTGGCCACCCTGGTGCCCGAGCTCAGCGGCGGGCGATCAGGAAAGCCTGCGGAGCCGACTCCGTCCCGCCCGGTTCCCGCAGCGTCCGGGAGTGAAGGGTGA